Proteins found in one Misgurnus anguillicaudatus chromosome 3, ASM2758022v2, whole genome shotgun sequence genomic segment:
- the LOC129445014 gene encoding single-pass membrane and coiled-coil domain-containing protein 3, with translation MSWSEVFYPGNSERREQLIRKSQQFTDLMEGNFDATNDLIEVLNKYLGFSFSPVTLNEKGTLKQNCDVLIQHIHEIQAQIQTFDKELKEKLDPVAYEKLKKMDLILPEQAKIVKDTVGVGGSVVVVVVGWLLKSRFVLESVVSQIRYIGSTTIGSVVLGVVFLGIDMIAGAIMGSIERDQLEKALKEYDSALDEFKPASKKYQYRVTEFKARIHMMGEQ, from the coding sequence ATGTCTTGGAGTGAAGTCTTCTACCCTGGAAATTCTGAAAGAAGGGAGCAGCTTATCCGCAAGAGTCAACAGTTTACAGACCTGATGGAAGGCAACTTCGATGCCACCAATGATCTCATTGAGGTTCTTAATAAGTACTTAGGATTTTCCTTTAGTCCAGTCACATTGAATGAGAAAGGGACTCTGAAGCAGAACTGTGATGTATTAATTCAACACATCCATGAGATCCAGGCTCAGATACAGACGTTTGATAAAGAGCTGAAAGAGAAGTTAGACCCTGTTGCTTATGagaaactgaaaaaaatggatctGATTCTGCCTGAGCAAGCAAAAATTGTAAAAGATACTGTTGGAGTTGGTGGGAGTGTAGTTGTTGTTGTAGTTGGGTGGTTACTTAAAAGTAGATTTGTTCTGGAAAGTGTGGTATCCCAGATTCGTTACATCGGATCAACAACGATTGGAAGTGTTGTGCTAGGGGTGGTATTTTTGGGGATTGATATGATCGCTGGGGCTATTATGGGGAGTATTGAGCGTGATCAGCTTGAGAAAGCTCTGAAAGAGTATGACAGTGCTTTGGATGAGTTCAAACCAGCATCTAAAAAATATCAGTATAGGGTGACCGAATTCAAGGCAAGAATTCACATGATGGGAGAACAATAA